A section of the Longimicrobiaceae bacterium genome encodes:
- a CDS encoding IS4 family transposase — protein sequence REAVRMIAMLGGFLGRKGDGEPGIQSIWTGFRRLMDFTLALQLLRASPALVGNG from the coding sequence CGCGAGGCCGTGCGCATGATCGCCATGCTGGGCGGCTTTCTGGGGCGCAAGGGCGATGGCGAGCCCGGAATCCAGTCGATCTGGACGGGATTCCGCCGCCTCATGGACTTCACCCTCGCCCTCCAGCTCCTGCGCGCCTCACCCGCACTTGTGGGTAATGGGTAG